The Lactuca sativa cultivar Salinas chromosome 2, Lsat_Salinas_v11, whole genome shotgun sequence genome includes the window CTAAATTTGTAAAATACTCGAAACTTAATTctgaaataaaagaaaaaatagtCTTAATGAAACCTTGTACAAATAATTTAGGCTTGCATCAATAATAGAAGTTTTAAATGAAGTCCACATCATTAATGACTTATGTCCTAGATGTTACACACTTGAAAATCACTGGACCTTAATGCACAATACCCTCGAGTTTACATAAGAATATACCAACAATTAACAAATATAAATGAATTGACAAAACTGCCCATAAACACACTACAAAGTAGAAGAAGAAACATGTACTACTAAACTATCCAATTCCAATCCCACACAAAGCTTGCAAATCTCAAACATCTCTAATTATACACCTCAATAATCATCATTTTGATGATTGAGAAAGAAGTAAGAACCCCATATGGTATGatcaacaagaatatgaatatgcatgcatgcagctgtctataaagtataaactctcaTCATGCAGCAATTGGTGAATCCTGCAAGCCATAAATAAACACACTACAAAGtaagatacatatatatatagtatatactAGAAGCAATTAAAACACATTGATACATATATACCTTTGCAGTTAAATTTGAGACTGCTATGTTCCATTTTTGTCTAGTTTTCGTTCCTGCAACTTGCCCAGCCTTTGCCACTTTACCAAAAGCCCCATTCAGCCAAGCTGTTCCAGCAGTCACATACCTAAACAGTAAACACAATCAAGAGGGTAAATTTGGAAACAAAATGGAGACAGATAGCATTTGAAGCTTTATTACAAACCTGCTTGATTTGACAGCTGATCCAGTGTTGTTTAGTTTCCTTTCAGCTGCCATTATTGCAGCCATTGTTTTGTCTGATACTTGCAGCCTTTGATCCACTGACTTAACTTTTTCATTTACAACTGAAACCCCAACACTAAATTTCTCTGTAAGCCCTACTCTTTTGTCTAGTGAATTAACCCTAGCAGATGCATTGGCTCTTAATTGGTGTTTTTCATCAAATGCTTTAGCTTTATTTAAAGCATCTTGCCTGATTGCTGAACCTTTAGCAAGAACACTTGTTACAACATCTTGTGCTTTACTCATGTATACTCTTCCACTCCTAGGAGAGCTACCATTCCCctgttttatttattaaaaaaaaaatcaaatttttaaaaGACTGATTGCAACTTTTTCATGTTCAGTTTTGTTGTGATTATTATTCTAAATTTACCTCTGCATTTGGTGAAAGGTTTTCTGGAGACATACTCATGGCATTATCTACTTCACGAACTTCCTGCAAGAAGTGACATcatgaaaaaaaattgaatattgtaaaatgaaaatatatttatataccgAGTAATAACCATTACCTGGAACTTGGGTTGTGGCACATAATTTTCTACAGGTGTGATGCTAACAATCTGATCCACTATGGTTGCTCCCTGTAAAGATTTAAATTAGAGATATCTTTCAATTTTGATAAGTTAGGTTGTTATATATCTGCTTTAtatctataaataaataaaattataactAACACTTAACCAAAAAGGGGTCAAACAAATCAAGAGCCAACTAATTAGTGGTACAAGTGGGCCCAAGATGTGGATAAACAATGATATtaataaataaacataatttgTGGTGTCACAGGGATAAAGACAAACGCAGGCTGATTAATAAAAAAGTGTgttaatataaaacataaaatatataataattaattctTTTGAGTGTAATTGTGGAATTTTTCTCATGTATTCCAAAGTAGGACCCAAGAGTCTCCGCTGGACAAAGTGGAATTAATATGCAGCCACAATTTTGTGGTCGTAGTTTGTTGACTTGAGTAGCTGCAAATTTGTCAAACACTGTTGGAAATTTCAAGTTTCCAAGAAATCGCAATTGAATTTTGTATATTTCTAATACATGCAAGCAAAATTGCATACACACACATATAGACCAATAAGCAAATTTTGATACATAACTCAGCTGAAATATAAAGATATCAGATATAGAAGGAAATTGCTACCCTTGACTAAATACACATTAAGATGATGAATCTCCAGAAGATCTACTTCAGGATATCATAAACTTCAGAATgtacaaatcggaaatcagatTCTGTTTATTGGCCAATTAAGAAAAACAGAGAAATGGATTTTGGATGGAATGAGTGCTCTGGGCATCCTACATCAGTTATGCTAtagtttagcaatcaaacaaactattttcaattttgaaattggtatttacattttttttttattaaaaatcctaTAACGGCTTCAAAAGTtccaataaatattatatatacaaaaagaaaacaatgtcaaaaccctaaaataatGAATACTAACTAAAATTGAAGTAATTCTAAGTTTGACATTGAAAGTTAAAATGTCACAGTTAACAGAGGAGGAAGTATCATGTATCAACAGTTTTAGGTCATGAAAATCTTAAACAATCATACAGAATATCCACTTCAATAGAAAAAGGGGAAATAACTAAATTGAAGGATTACCGATAGCAATAATGCAATTTCAAGAGCCTTTGGATCTTTAAACGTGACGAATGCAGTCTTGTTTTGTACTGAATCGCTGCAAACCTCAAAAAGAATCAAAATCAGGACAACATGCATAATAGTAACAAAattttaattcaattttaatcttGATATGGCAGTAACGAACCGGCAGATCTCAACGTGCTCTATGTCGCCAGAAAAGGAGAAAAACTCGTGAATTTCTCTCTCGGTAGCTAGATCTGAAAGATGCCCAACTTGTACTGTTCTTGTCTGAAAGATATTCATACGAAAAAACATATATTTCTTAAAATCTCGACATATTACTTCTAGGAAATCAGATTTTAGACGGATATATGAATCACAAAGAAGTTCAAACTCACCTGCATTTTACTTACAACGCACAACAGGTGATTGAGCTCTGTGTTCAAGAAAGGTTACAAAAGCGTATGAAATTCtaggtagagagagaaagagagatagaaATAGAACAGATGTAATTACGCAATTAACAGATAAGCTGTGAAGATGATGGTGAATGGCATTATATTTCGCCTTTTCCCcaaatttatatattataaataataaataatttagGGTTTGAAAAACTTTGAAGGCACAAAGATTCTTGCTGATGTGTTGCTTTCCCTCTTCAAAATATCTTCTTAGCCCTCTAATTTCTCTGAGTCTTACAAAATACTCCCTTCATCTTTATATAAAATCACATTCGTTTAATACGTCTAGTTATAAAATTAGTCCTTCGTCATAGAAATGATGTTTCAGAATAGCTATTTTGGATTATATATGAAAACAAGTTAATATTTTAGTTGGATGTAACTTTTCATTTCAGTGTCTTTATATTAACAGCAAATTCCATACTTTGAGTTTTTTTTCAGTTTACCTATCAAAAGattctttttcttttctatttttttcattGCAAATTTATTTaactttttagaaaaatcattacaTAAAACTTTAAAGTCTATAAGAAAAAAggtaaatgacacaaaaaacactttttttacacagaaaatcgattttgacaccgtgttttttttttgtcaattttgacactgtgttttccaatttgttacaattctgaccacttgaccggttaaccaggttacatgctgacgtggcatgatgatgtgtcagttttgatgacgtgacatgctgacatgatatgctgacgtgtcaaaattgattttttttccacaaaaaacactaagttttcacttttttcgattttgacactaagtttaattttttatttcaattttgacactatgttttttttgtttcaatcgaacatcatttatcaaattttgttcaattttgtctattatccatttgaaaccgtataaatatatttttttattacattttaaaccgtataaacatatttttttcgtttaaaaaccacattttatttaaatacaatgtGTCTTTTTTCTTACATCCaaagcattagttatatcatgagaatcaaacgaaccataagcttctaataagatgtaaaaatttgatgagttgcaaacttgatatccgaattttgatcgactacacgcctccaaacctccaaacacattttaaagttgcatatttaatataaaatacaatttttatataactaatacatatttatacataaaaatatggtttgagtgtaaaaaaatatatttatacaaaactatggtttttaaatgaaaaaaaaacatatttatacggtttaaatgtattaaaaaaatatttatacggtttcaaacacattttaaagttgcatatttaatataaaatacaatttttatataactaatacatatttatacataaaaatatggtttgagtgtaaaaaaaatatatttatacaaactatggtttttaaatgaaaaaaaaaacatatttatacggtttaaatgtattaaaaaaatatttatacggtttcaaatagaaaattgtcaacattgaacaaaattggagaaaatgatgttcgatttggaacaaaaaatatagttcaaagttgaaagaaaaaattaaacttagtgtcaaaatcgaaaaaaatgaaaacttagtgtctTTTGTGAGAAAGAAAATTCAATTTTAGCACGCCAGCATATCATGttagcatgccacgtcatcaaaaattgacacgtcatcatgccacgtcagcatgtaacctggttaaccggtcaagtggtcagaattgtaacaaattggaaaacacagtgtcaaaatcgaatttctgtttaaaaagagtgttttttgtgccatttacccTAAGAAAAACAAGTATAATTTATAATTTGCTCAGGTTAActactttgaaaaaaaaatcgatCAAACCATTGAAAGTGGAAattgaaaatattaatatttcaTTTGATTTTTGAAGCTCGTTAATTGAAAAAACTAAGAGTgtcttttttataaataaattttaaaaaaaataaactctCAATTAGGGAAAAAAATTTGgctaaacaaaaaataaataaaaacagacAAGAACATGCATGAACGTAGGCCTGAGAAGAGGAAATCGTTACAAAATCATTGCATATTGAATTCTTTAGCTACGCGGGGGAAAGAGGACGGTATTGTCACATTAGTTGAAAATATGTTCGACAATGCAGGTCTTGGCTCATCGGGCCAAAGAGTTAATCACTTTCAAGATGGCAGAACTAAGGACAACACCAACGTTAGACAATGTCTCCGTAAGGTTGTTGATTGGTATTTTACGACAGCGGTGAAAGTGTTGTGCTCATCGGTGTTGCTTCACATGACAGT containing:
- the LOC111899785 gene encoding binding partner of ACD11 1 isoform X1: MFFRMNIFQTRTVQVGHLSDLATEREIHEFFSFSGDIEHVEICRDSVQNKTAFVTFKDPKALEIALLLSGATIVDQIVSITPVENYVPQPKFQEVREVDNAMSMSPENLSPNAEGNGSSPRSGRVYMSKAQDVVTSVLAKGSAIRQDALNKAKAFDEKHQLRANASARVNSLDKRVGLTEKFSVGVSVVNEKVKSVDQRLQVSDKTMAAIMAAERKLNNTGSAVKSSRYVTAGTAWLNGAFGKVAKAGQVAGTKTRQKWNIAVSNLTAKDSPIAA
- the LOC111899785 gene encoding binding partner of ACD11 1 isoform X2 — protein: MQTRTVQVGHLSDLATEREIHEFFSFSGDIEHVEICRDSVQNKTAFVTFKDPKALEIALLLSGATIVDQIVSITPVENYVPQPKFQEVREVDNAMSMSPENLSPNAEGNGSSPRSGRVYMSKAQDVVTSVLAKGSAIRQDALNKAKAFDEKHQLRANASARVNSLDKRVGLTEKFSVGVSVVNEKVKSVDQRLQVSDKTMAAIMAAERKLNNTGSAVKSSRYVTAGTAWLNGAFGKVAKAGQVAGTKTRQKWNIAVSNLTAKDSPIAA